Proteins co-encoded in one Thermomicrobiales bacterium genomic window:
- the alaS gene encoding alanine--tRNA ligase: protein MQSREIRQRFVEFFAERGHLHVSSSPLIPRNDPTVLLTTAGMQQMTPYFLGLEQPPANRMTSVQKCFRTVDIDDVGDERHATFFEMLGNFSVGNYFKREAIRYAWDLLTVSYGIPAERLQVTIHPDDDEARQLWMDEVGLAPERIHEDPTNIWGPVGETGPCGPDSELHVDRGAQYGCGEPDCGPNCPRCDRWMELWNLVFMGQFKEADGSFRELERKNIDTGMGLERISMILQNAPTMYETDLHQPMILRAAEIAGVTYGADPTIDRSLRVISDHVRGATFLIMDGVLPGNEGRGYVLRRILRRAVRHARAVGIERPFLVTIVDVVIDRFGGYHPDMITRAGTIRRIVENEEQSFSRTLATGMARFAELVDALRAAGGSTISGEDAFRLYDTYGFPYELTTELAADVGVAVDAEGFAVALEQSRARSRQHVANFADTARDRNQLYARLQPVEFLGYGSTSAEAAVAEIVSADALVEQLDAGQPGELVLDRTPFYGESGGQVGDTGVITTETGVFQVHDTQRPTPTVIVHRGEVSEGFIQRGQVALAAIDAERRDAIRRNHTATHVLHRALRMILGEDTYQAGSLVAPDRLRFDFTSAAPLGPDGIQRATEIANTVLLRDDDVTTDVMSYDDAVARGAMALFGEKYGDLVRMVSIGEFSRELCGGTHVRHAAEIGPIVILSESSIGSGVRRIEALTGRAALEYLQRLQLIATDAARTLHIPVEELAEGLRSLQSSVRDLDRTIDQLRLSLATSDVESIVDTAVEVSGVTVLATRVVAGDRDTMLQIGDRLRDKLRSGVIVLGSEIDDKPALVAMVTRDLTARGVSAGKLIQELAPIIGGRGGGRPELANGGGTDATRLDEALGAVESAVSRQLGG from the coding sequence ATGCAAAGCCGCGAGATACGACAACGTTTTGTTGAGTTCTTCGCCGAGCGGGGACACCTCCACGTGTCCTCGTCCCCGCTGATCCCACGTAACGACCCAACCGTTCTACTGACCACCGCCGGCATGCAGCAGATGACTCCCTACTTCCTCGGACTCGAGCAGCCGCCCGCCAACCGCATGACATCGGTTCAGAAATGCTTTCGGACTGTCGATATCGACGACGTCGGAGACGAGCGGCACGCCACCTTCTTTGAAATGCTCGGCAACTTCTCGGTCGGCAACTATTTCAAGCGGGAGGCGATCCGCTACGCCTGGGATCTGCTAACCGTCAGTTACGGAATTCCCGCAGAACGGCTTCAGGTAACGATCCACCCGGACGACGACGAGGCTCGCCAACTCTGGATGGACGAGGTTGGGTTGGCGCCAGAGCGCATCCACGAAGACCCGACGAATATCTGGGGGCCGGTCGGCGAAACCGGTCCCTGCGGACCCGACAGCGAGCTCCACGTCGACCGGGGCGCGCAGTATGGATGCGGAGAACCAGACTGCGGCCCGAACTGTCCCCGCTGCGACCGGTGGATGGAGCTCTGGAATCTCGTCTTCATGGGCCAGTTCAAAGAGGCTGACGGCTCGTTCCGCGAGCTCGAGCGCAAGAATATCGACACCGGCATGGGCCTTGAGCGCATCTCGATGATTCTGCAGAACGCGCCAACCATGTACGAGACTGATCTGCACCAGCCGATGATCCTTCGCGCGGCCGAAATCGCTGGCGTGACCTACGGCGCGGATCCAACCATCGACCGTTCTCTGCGCGTCATCAGCGACCACGTCCGTGGAGCCACATTTCTGATTATGGACGGCGTGCTGCCCGGCAACGAAGGGCGGGGCTACGTGCTGCGTCGCATCCTTCGGCGCGCAGTCCGCCACGCCCGCGCGGTGGGTATCGAACGACCGTTTCTCGTCACGATCGTCGATGTCGTCATCGACCGGTTCGGCGGCTATCACCCGGATATGATCACGCGGGCCGGCACGATCCGCCGTATCGTCGAGAACGAGGAGCAATCGTTTTCGAGAACGCTGGCTACAGGCATGGCCCGATTCGCCGAGCTCGTCGATGCACTCCGCGCTGCGGGCGGCTCGACTATCTCCGGCGAGGATGCTTTCCGGCTCTATGACACGTACGGGTTCCCCTACGAGCTGACCACCGAGCTGGCGGCCGACGTGGGTGTCGCCGTCGACGCCGAAGGCTTCGCCGTCGCGCTCGAGCAGTCACGAGCGCGCAGCCGCCAGCACGTCGCGAACTTTGCCGACACAGCCCGGGACCGTAACCAACTGTATGCGCGCCTTCAGCCGGTCGAGTTCCTGGGCTATGGGTCCACGAGCGCAGAGGCCGCCGTCGCGGAGATCGTCAGCGCCGATGCGCTCGTCGAGCAACTCGACGCCGGGCAGCCGGGCGAGCTTGTCCTCGATCGCACGCCGTTTTACGGTGAATCCGGGGGCCAGGTAGGTGATACCGGCGTCATTACGACCGAGACAGGCGTCTTCCAGGTTCACGACACCCAACGCCCAACACCCACCGTCATCGTCCATCGCGGCGAGGTGAGTGAGGGATTTATCCAGCGGGGCCAGGTCGCGTTGGCCGCCATCGACGCTGAGCGTCGCGACGCGATCCGTCGCAACCACACCGCCACCCACGTCCTGCATCGGGCACTGCGGATGATTCTCGGTGAAGACACCTATCAGGCGGGTTCGCTCGTCGCGCCCGACCGTCTGCGCTTCGATTTCACAAGCGCTGCGCCACTCGGGCCCGATGGAATCCAACGCGCGACCGAAATCGCCAACACCGTGCTGCTGCGCGACGACGACGTCACCACCGACGTCATGTCCTACGACGATGCGGTGGCCAGGGGAGCGATGGCGCTCTTCGGTGAAAAGTACGGCGATCTCGTGCGAATGGTCTCGATCGGCGAATTTTCTCGCGAGCTGTGTGGCGGCACCCATGTGCGCCACGCTGCCGAGATCGGCCCGATCGTCATCCTGAGCGAGTCATCGATCGGTTCGGGCGTCCGGCGCATTGAAGCGCTCACCGGCCGTGCCGCGCTTGAGTATCTACAGCGACTCCAGCTTATCGCGACCGATGCCGCGCGAACGCTCCACATTCCTGTCGAGGAGCTCGCCGAGGGGCTCCGGTCGTTGCAATCCAGTGTTCGCGACCTCGATCGCACCATCGATCAGTTGCGCCTGTCGTTAGCGACATCGGATGTCGAGAGCATTGTCGACACGGCAGTTGAAGTCAGTGGTGTGACGGTTCTGGCAACCAGGGTCGTCGCCGGCGATCGCGACACGATGTTGCAGATCGGGGACCGGCTCCGCGACAAGCTGCGCTCGGGCGTCATCGTCCTCGGCAGCGAGATCGACGACAAGCCGGCACTCGTGGCGATGGTGACAAGAGACCTGACTGCTCGTGGCGTTAGCGCGGGCAAGCTGATCCAGGAATTGGCGCCGATCATCGGCGGCCGCGGTGGTGGCCGGCCCGAACTGGCCAACGGCGGTGGAACTGACGCCACCAGGCTGGACGAGGCGCTCGGCGCGGTTGAATCGGCGGTCTCGCGCCAGCTTGGTGGGTAG
- the ruvX gene encoding Holliday junction resolvase RuvX, translating into MPKRPYRRKPRRPGAKLIGLDLGERRIGVAISDDTGVIASPDRIIDLRHGSLHDIAALVVDVNATGIVVGLPKGMLGDEGHQARAARDQAAELEQLVTTPIIFWDERLTSAIADRALEQSGMRSRERRDKRDAIAAAIMLQSYLDANPLVSDE; encoded by the coding sequence GTGCCGAAACGACCGTACCGACGGAAACCACGCCGACCGGGCGCTAAGCTCATTGGCCTCGACCTCGGCGAACGTCGGATCGGGGTTGCCATCTCCGACGACACTGGCGTTATCGCCAGTCCGGATCGCATCATCGACTTGCGGCACGGGTCATTGCACGACATCGCGGCGCTCGTCGTCGATGTCAACGCCACTGGCATCGTCGTCGGCTTGCCGAAGGGCATGCTCGGCGATGAGGGTCATCAGGCCCGCGCGGCTCGCGATCAGGCCGCCGAGCTCGAGCAGCTCGTCACAACGCCGATCATCTTCTGGGACGAAAGGCTCACCAGCGCGATTGCAGATCGCGCATTAGAGCAGAGCGGTATGCGATCGCGCGAACGTCGGGACAAACGCGACGCCATCGCTGCGGCGATCATGCTGCAAAGCTATCTTGACGCGAATCCGCTGGTCTCTGACGAATGA
- a CDS encoding cyclic-di-AMP receptor has product MKLIIAVVQNEDADAVVDALLENDFRATRLASTGGFLRRGNTTIMIGVQDEQVDHVLDLIRQEARSRSQAQGAGEIQTAAATVFVLDLEEYQRL; this is encoded by the coding sequence ATGAAGCTGATTATCGCGGTTGTCCAGAACGAGGATGCCGACGCGGTTGTCGATGCTCTCCTTGAAAACGACTTTCGCGCCACCCGGCTGGCCTCAACCGGTGGGTTCCTTCGCCGTGGTAACACGACGATCATGATCGGCGTCCAGGACGAGCAGGTCGATCACGTTCTCGACCTCATTCGCCAGGAGGCCCGCAGCCGATCGCAGGCACAGGGAGCAGGCGAAATACAGACTGCGGCCGCGACCGTGTTCGTCCTCGATCTCGAAGAGTATCAGCGTCTCTGA
- a CDS encoding site-2 protease family protein, translating to MISRPHVFSRRRPIHPIALRGIPVRASPGWITIVVVLTIISADLLAPDGLRQLRHVGFTAAIVAGAIMSLIIHELAHDAVARRRGMHLRAIILSSFGALTDDAYRPENPANEVRVAAAGPAASGILAIVLGACSWIVPGSTFAGEAFRTLALINTSLAILTLLPAYPLDGGRILRAFLWYVSGDLILATRAVGLYGRAIGFGIVLAGLLMLALNGTWSVAAVWLLFAYWSISQAAREGFTRTLIREGGRQVTADEAGLTASRRIAADRTIDAALDEILQSTTSGPLLVQRDGDVIGLVSLAEIQRIPRATWDVVTVGEIASSLDDIPRVGQDTSLVDILDLVDASTGHVALLVVGGRIVGAVTRQLIYERIREHLRAPRDDHMRRNSR from the coding sequence ATGATTTCGCGGCCCCACGTGTTCAGCCGGCGGCGTCCGATCCATCCCATCGCGCTCCGGGGCATCCCGGTCCGCGCATCACCGGGCTGGATAACGATTGTCGTCGTTCTGACGATCATCTCGGCCGACCTCCTCGCGCCTGACGGGCTGCGCCAGCTTCGTCACGTCGGATTCACCGCGGCAATCGTCGCCGGCGCCATTATGTCCTTGATCATCCACGAACTGGCCCATGATGCCGTCGCGCGCCGGCGAGGCATGCATCTCCGCGCGATCATTCTGTCGTCCTTCGGGGCGCTGACCGACGATGCGTATCGACCCGAGAACCCGGCTAACGAGGTCCGCGTGGCAGCAGCCGGCCCGGCCGCCAGTGGCATCCTGGCAATTGTGCTTGGCGCTTGCTCGTGGATCGTCCCAGGATCCACCTTCGCCGGGGAAGCTTTCAGGACTCTCGCACTGATCAACACCTCGCTCGCTATCCTCACGTTGCTACCCGCCTATCCACTCGATGGCGGACGAATCCTGCGCGCCTTCCTTTGGTATGTCTCGGGCGATCTGATCCTTGCAACACGAGCCGTCGGTCTGTATGGCCGGGCCATCGGTTTCGGCATCGTCCTCGCCGGCCTCCTCATGCTGGCACTCAACGGGACCTGGTCAGTGGCGGCGGTATGGCTCCTCTTCGCCTACTGGTCAATCAGCCAGGCCGCGCGCGAAGGCTTCACCCGGACGCTCATCCGTGAGGGCGGACGCCAGGTCACGGCAGACGAAGCCGGCCTGACCGCTAGCCGCCGTATCGCCGCCGACCGAACGATCGACGCAGCGCTCGACGAGATTCTCCAATCCACCACGAGTGGTCCATTACTCGTCCAGCGCGACGGTGACGTGATCGGGCTGGTCTCGCTGGCGGAGATCCAACGGATCCCACGGGCAACCTGGGATGTCGTTACCGTCGGCGAAATCGCGTCGTCGCTCGATGACATCCCGCGGGTTGGACAGGACACCTCGTTGGTGGACATCCTGGATCTGGTAGACGCCTCGACAGGCCACGTCGCGCTCCTCGTCGTCGGGGGACGTATCGTCGGCGCAGTCACTCGCCAGCTGATTTACGAGCGTATTCGCGAACACCTCCGGGCCCCGCGCGACGACCATATGCGCCGTAATTCCCGATAG